The Triticum aestivum cultivar Chinese Spring chromosome 7B, IWGSC CS RefSeq v2.1, whole genome shotgun sequence genome window below encodes:
- the LOC123156011 gene encoding uncharacterized protein isoform X3 encodes MNTLLLLLHIVVPIAYSCRCSVCARIAGRLLPQLRGLVFAQCPLGRIGELRLPVECSNKVLIMGLEKSKQIACLEESHMDDVTQVRFAPNQQSKLISAAVEDLMCVFDTYGDGHRNGGQHADQH; translated from the exons ATGAATACTCTATTGTTGTTGTTACACATTGTTGTGCCAATTGCATATTCCTGCAG GTGTTCTGTATGCGCCCGTATTGCAGGACGACTTCTACCTCAACTTCGTGGATTGGTCTTCGCACAATGTCCTCTCGGCCGGATCGGGGAATTGCGTCTACCCGTGGAATGCAGCAACAAG GTTCTAATTATGGGCCTGGAAAAGTCAAAACAAATAGCTTGCTTAGAGGAATCCCACATGGACGATGTAACACAG GTTCGATTTGCACCGAACCAGCAGAGTAAACTCATTTCTGCGGCAGTGGAAGATTTAATGTGTGTCTTCGACACATATGGTGATGGCCACCGCAACGGCGGGCAGCACGCCGATCAACACTGA
- the LOC123156011 gene encoding uncharacterized protein isoform X2, with protein METARSRVRRWRRPDRPVSSFLVAGPYDPGGAPAIETTVLAAGGNSRTACFGLIFVFCMRPYCRTTSTSTSWIGLRTMSSRPDRGIASTRGMQQQGSNYGPGKVKTNSLLRGIPHGRCNTGSICTEPAE; from the exons ATGGAGACGGCCAGATCGCGAGTCAGGCGATGGAGACGGCCAGATCGCCCCGTCTCCAGCTTCCTTGTAGCAGGGCCATACGATCCAGGAGGAGCACCTGCTATTGAAACCACGGTACTGGCTGCAGGAGGCAATTCAAGGACAGCGTGTTTCGGTTTGATCTTT GTGTTCTGTATGCGCCCGTATTGCAGGACGACTTCTACCTCAACTTCGTGGATTGGTCTTCGCACAATGTCCTCTCGGCCGGATCGGGGAATTGCGTCTACCCGTGGAATGCAGCAACAAG GTTCTAATTATGGGCCTGGAAAAGTCAAAACAAATAGCTTGCTTAGAGGAATCCCACATGGACGATGTAACACAG GTTCGATTTGCACCGAACCAGCAGAGTAA
- the LOC123156011 gene encoding protein FIZZY-RELATED 1 isoform X1, which produces MVIVCFSCPLVFQEYLLLYSNSCSDRKSHENGILLLGVLYAPVLQDDFYLNFVDWSSHNVLSAGSGNCVYPWNAATRSPSSTIWGRATLFISWAQCGTHLSVGSNYGPGKVKTNSLLRGIPHGRCNTGSICTEPAE; this is translated from the exons ATGGTTATTGTTTGTTTTTCATGCCCATTGGTATTCCAAGAGTATCTGTTATTATATTCAAATTCATGCTCAGATAGAAAATCTCATGAAAATGGAATTCTCCTCCTAGGTGTTCTGTATGCGCCCGTATTGCAGGACGACTTCTACCTCAACTTCGTGGATTGGTCTTCGCACAATGTCCTCTCGGCCGGATCGGGGAATTGCGTCTACCCGTGGAATGCAGCAACAAG GTCACCAAGCTCTACGATTTGGGGGCGGGCCACACTGTTTATTAGTTGGGCGCAATGTGGCACCCACCTATCTGTAG GTTCTAATTATGGGCCTGGAAAAGTCAAAACAAATAGCTTGCTTAGAGGAATCCCACATGGACGATGTAACACAG GTTCGATTTGCACCGAACCAGCAGAGTAA